The genomic stretch ATGAAAATCGAACATGGCAACCTCCGTCAAAAAGTGGGCCTTGGGGCCCGTTCGGTCAGCAATCACGGCCTGCCCGCGGGTCGTTGCCCACGGCAACCACCGGGTTGCGCAGGTAGCCAATCTGCTCGATTTGCGCCTCGATAACGTCACCGGGCCACACCCACTCCTGGGGCGTACGGCCGGCACCGACACCTTCAGGCGTGCCCGTGGCGATGATGTCGCCAGGTTCGAGAGTGATGCCTTGGGAGATATCGGCAACCAGCGTCGCGACGTCAAACAGCATGTGCCGGGTGTTGGAACTCTGTTTGGTGACGCCATTGACCTTGAGGCTCAAGTCGAGCACCTGGGGGTTTTCGATCTCATCTGCCGTCACGATCACCGGCCCGAATGGCGCGTAGGTATCCTGGCCTTTGGAATAGATCCATTGGCCGGCGCGGCGGCAATCCCGGGCGCTCATATCGATCATCAGGCTGTAGCCGAAGACGTGTTGCAGCGCCTGCTCAACGCCCACGCCTTTAGCCGTCGTGCCAATGATCACCGCCAGTTCCACTTCCCAGTCCAATTGACGGGTGATCGCCGCGTTATGCTCGATCGCATCGCCTGGACCAATGACCGTGGTGGGCGGCTTGGAGAAGATCACCGGCGCCTTGGGCAGCTCGTTGGCGGTGTCCAGTGATTTGCTCGACTCTGTGACATGCTCCACGTAGTTCAGGCCGATGCCGAAGATGTTCTTTCGTGGCCGGGGAATCGGCGCCAACAGTTTGACCGTCGACAAGCTATGGCTGACGCCGGCGGGCAGCCCCTGTTCATAACGGGCCAACACCCGGTAGGCCGCCTCAAGGCCGGGCCGCCCCAGGTCGATAAAGGCCAGCATCGAGTCAGGCAGTGACTCGCCGGCGTGAGCGGCGAGGGCACACAGGTCGATGACCCGCTCGTCAACAAGAACGCCCAGAACGGCGGGCGCGCAGATATCAGTTCTGTAGGTAACCAGTCGCATTTCTAACCTCTGACGGCAATTGGCAAAAATCAAACCAAGGGTTGTTGACCGTGGTTGTCGAGAAGACCTTCCTCCCGATACAGCCCCAGGGCCGTGATGACAGGCAGGTCGTTGAAACAGAACAGGCAGGCGTCATCGCTTGCACTCAGGTTGACGTGCTCATGCCAGGCCCAGGAGGGGACACAGAAAATGTCACGGGCTTGCCAGTCGAAACGCTGGCCGTTGATGACCGAGTAGCCGTTGCCCTTGGCTACCTGATACAGGAAGCTGCCGGTGTGCCGGTGGGCTTTGCCAACGAAGCCAGGCCGCAGCAACTGCATGCTCGCACCGATTGTGGGCATGACCGGGCCGCCGGTGACCGGGTTGGTGTAGTGCATCAGGGCATCGTCATAGACACTGCCTGGCGTACTTTGCGAAAAGCGCTTCAGCGCGTCATAGGTGGCCTGCCACTCGTACTTGAACAGCGGGGAGTAGGGCTTGTTCCAGCCGACGTTGTCCGGCCTCAGGCTGTTGGCCCCCCAAATCGCCGAGGAATCGTTGAGTGCATAGCCGACAGTTTGTGCCAACTGCGGATGAACCTCATAGAACCCGGCCTCCAGCGCATTGACCAGCGGGATATCCAGCCCGTCCTGCCAGATACAGATCTCGCCATCGGCCTCGACACCGTGTTCATGCCATGTGCCATTGGGCGTGAGCACGAAGTCATTTGCGCCCAAAGTGATCTTGTGCCCGTCAACGATGGTGTAAGCACCCCGGCCCTCCATGATGAAGCGCAGGGCCGATGCCGAATGCCGGTGTGCCGAGGCGGCTTCGCCGGGGTGCATGACTTGCAGGCCGGCGTACAGCCAGCCGACGGCGGCAGACACCTGCTGGCGCCCGGGATTGTTCAGGTAGATGACCCGTCGCCCGGCTTTCTCGGGCGTGACCAGCTCCACGGAACGCAACACATGCGGGCGCAGTTGTTGATAACGCCAGAGCACGGGAACGGACTCAGAGCACGGTTGCCAGGGCTCGATCTTGTTTGCCACCGTCCATAAGGCGCCGGCCTTCAACGCCTCCAGTTCCTGGTAATAGGCCACCAGCTCAGGCGTTACTTCGACATCAGCGCGGCCGGCAACCGCTTCGCGATGCTGTCCGTAATCAATGTTTTCCATAGCTTTCTCCATTCGCTTGCCCCCTCATGCAGCCGTTGGCAGGAAACCTTGGGCAGCACAAACCCATCGCCTCGTAATGTGTGACGAGGCGTCGAGTGAAGGGCGGGGCGTTTCTAGAACCTAGGTAAAGTCGCGGCGCTGCTGATAGGCCGGTTTATCCCAGGCGCGGGTGTCCATGATCAGTTTGATTTCGCTGAGCAGTTCGCACACATCCTGTTCATTGTTGTACAAGGGGGCGAAACCAAAGCGCATGTAGTCGGGTGTGCGGAAGTCACCGATGTAACCGCGCAAGGCCAATTCCTGCATGATCCCGTAGCCCTGTTGGTGTCGCAGCGAAACATGGCTGCCGCGCTTTGCGGCCTCGCGGGGCGAGGCGAGGTGAAAACCAAGCCCGACGAGCTCGGTGTCGACACCGTCGATGAATTGCCCGGTCAGGACCACGCTACGCGCGCGGATCTCCTGCATATCAACACCATCGAACTCATCGAGCGCCCTGGAAAGGACCGACAGCCCGATGACCGGGTTGGTACCGCAGAGGAACCGCGACACACCTTCAGCCGGCGTGTAGTCCTGGCTGAAATCGAACGGGCGTGCGTGCCCGAACCAGCCGGCAAGGGGTTGCTCGCACTTGTCCAGATGCCTGGCTGCAGCGTAAAGATAGGCGGGGGCGCCCGGGCCGCCATTGAGGTACTTGTAGCCACATCCCACTGCGAAGTCGACATTGTCCGCCTCCAGGTTGCAGGGAACACCGCCGGCGGTATGGGACAGATCCCAGACAATCAGCGCACCGACCCCGTGGGCCTGCCGGGTGTATTGGCCCATGTCATAGATCTCGGCGCTGCGGTAATCGACATGGGTCAAGACTACGGTTGCCACCTGTTCATCCAGATGCGACGCAATCTGCGCCGCCGGGACAGCAACCACCTTGAGGTCAAACAGCCTGGCCACCTGGTAGACGATGTACAGGTCGGTGGGGAACGCGTCGGCGTCGGTGACAATCGTGTTGCGACCAGGGCGCAGCCGCACGGCACTGACCAGCACTTTAAACAGGTTGGCCGAAGTCGAGTCGCACGCCACGACGTGGGCGGGCTGGGCACCGATCAGGCGCGCGACCTTTTGCCCGACCGTCTGTGGCAACACGCGCCATTGGGCCTCGTGCCACGACCGAATCAGCCCCTGGGCCCACTGTTTTGTCACCACTTCGTTGACGTGGGATGCCACCGCGCCAGGCATCAAACCCAGGGAGTTGCCGTCAAAGTAACGCACGCCTTCGGGCACATGAAAGCGTGCGCGTGTTTGTTCGAATTTGTTCATACCTATTCCCTAATAGACCGGCGTAATCAGGCGCCCAGAACCGTTCTGATCGTCCACAGTTCCGCAAAGAAGCGGTGTTCTACGACGTGCTTCAACCAACCGACACCCGCCGAGCCACCGGTACCCGGCTTGAAGCCCAGAATGCGTTCGACTGAAGTGAAATGCCTCCAACGGTATTGGGCAAAAAGATCGGAAATCTCGATCAGGCATTCGCCGAGTGCGTAAAGCCGGTTTTCAGGGCAAGGGGTCTTGTACACCTCTAGCCAGGCCTGCTCCACGCCTTCGTTGAGGGTGTAGGTTTCACTCCAGTCCCGCTCCAGTGCCGACTGCGGAACGGCAATCCCTTGGCGGTGGAGCAGGGCCAGAACGTCGTCATACAGGCTCGGCTCGTTCAACGCCTTGAACAGCTGCGGATAGACATCCGGGTTGTTCTCGTGCGCCTTGGCCAGGGTGACCGACTTATTGCCAAGGATGAACTCGACGTGGCGGTACATGTACGACTGCTGTCCGGAGGAGACACCCAGGCAATTGCGAAACTCATTGAAACCTTCGGTCGTGATGGTCGACAGCACATCCCAGGATTTGATCAGGTACTCAAATAGCTTTTTGATTCGAGGAGCCAGCTCCAGAGCACCTTCAATATCGTCATTTTTGATCCGCTGTTGCAGGTTGTAGGCTTCATAGTGAATCGCCTTGAAAATGAGTTCCTTGGTTTGCGTCATGATGATGAACACCATCTCATCATGCCCCTCGCTGCGCATGTTCTGCATGCTGAGCAATAGATCGTTGCGGTGGTAGTCGATGTACGGGTTGCTCTTGCCATCGAACGCAATCAGCGGCTCTCCATCAGTGGTTTTCACCGTTTCATTGCGGGACGCATTGGTTGAGATACTGATGTTGCGCACCAGGCTGAGCTCCAGTTCGGGTGCACGGACGTTGGGGATGACTCGTTTGCGTTGAATGCTCATGTCAATCACAGGCTCGCTAAAGTGACACTCAGTAAGTGGCTGTCTGGTTTGTCAAACTCAAACAGGATGTCGAAATGATCGACGTCGTTTATTTGATAACAACCGGCACGTACGCCTTGCTCCAGCAGGAACTCGCAATAGGTTTGACTTTGCTGTTTGAACGCCCAGGTTTCGTACTCGCCGTAGCAGAGCGTCACGGGGAAGGGCGTCCTGGCCCGCTGTAGCCCCGGGCTGAGTCCGGTTGCCGAGTGCAGATCCAGGTGCAGTGGGGCGTTGATATAGGTCTCTACCAAGGGGCGCAGGTCGTAGATGCCGGAGATCAGCAAGCCCGCGCGAATGGGGCAGGGCACGCAGCCGAGGCTGTGCCAATCGACATGCATCATCATGGCGCACAGGTGGGCACCGGCCGAACTGCCGGCTACCACGATGGGCAAGCCGGGGTGCTGTCGGCGGATGGCCACAATTGCCGTTGCGCATTGCTGCACCATGTCGCCAATCGTGGCGTGCGGGGCCAGCCTATAGTTGAGCGCGGCGTAGGCCCAATCGTGCTGCAGGAATGGCCCGGCCATGAAGCACGTGTCAAACGCTGACAATGCCTGCCAGTAGCCGCCATGTATGAAGACCAGGACAGCTTTCGTCCTGCCTGAGGCGGGCTCAAACAGCAGGGCATATTCATCCTCCGCCAGGCCGTAGGCGATCTGTCGGTTCGGATAGTGCGACAGTGCCTGATCGCTTTTAGAGGCATACAGCTGGACTGTCTGCTCGTAGCACCTCGCGGCGGTGCTGGGCGAATAGGCTTGTTCAAGCTCACTGGGTTTTTTATTAGTGTTCATGACACCTCCCTTGTTATGCCCAGTTTATGCCTGGCATGCAGAACGTTTTTTTCTATTTCTGCCTGATCGGGAGGCCCACCAGAAATGATTTTGCTGATCCGGGGCTTCTGACGTAAATTCGTCTCTTTGCGACCCAGCGCAGTCGACATCGTCCTTCGAGGCCCGTTATGAGCGAGACGCTAACCACCTTTGACCTGAGCATCCTGGCGCACCTGCAGACAGACCCAAGGATGTCGATGACCAGCCTGGCCGAGCGGATGAACAGCTCGGTATCGCCTTGCTGGCGACGGGTCAAGCGTATGGAGGAGCAAGGGGTTATTTGCGGATACGACCTAAGGTTGGACAGGAAGGCACTGGGCCTGGGAATCGAGGCGTTTGTCTTCGTCAACATCACCTCACACCTTGAAAAGGATGCCGCCGAGTTTGAGGCATCGCTGCAATCGATCGATCAGATCCTGGAGTGTTACATCCTCTCGGGTAACGAGGACTATCTGCTGAAGATCGTCGCGGCAGACCTGGATGCGTTCGCGAGTTTCAGCCGCAGGGTCCTCGCGGCGCTTCCACATGTCGAAGAAGTGCGCAGCGCGTTCGTCATGCACAAGATCAAGCAGAGCAGCAGATTGCCGATACCGCGCGGCTAGACTGATGTGATGCCCGATCAAAAAAAAGAATATCATTTATCTCTAATAATCAATCACATACCTTGATTAACTTTTAAAAAATAGACTGACGCGGCAGAAAAGCTAGCAATAGTCTATTTTTTGAACGTGACGTCGTATCGTGTTCGGCAGCCAATTTCGATCGTTGATAGAGACTGATGTAAGTCGCCGCTCGGCAGACTTCGCCTAGATTAGCGTTGTGGAGAGTACATCCATGGCAAATCAGCTAACCCCTGGGGAACTCATTGTCGCCAAGGGAAAAGTTGCGAAAGTCAAACAGGTATTTAGTGACAAAACGATAAGGGTAACAATTGTCGACTCTGGTGAAGTAATACTGGTGTCGGCGCGCGACATTCAGCGAATCCCTAGTGTTACGGCAATTAATGGTAGTGATCATGGGGAGGGTTTGAATGTCAATGATTACACCGTTGATCAACTTTCATTGGCAGCTGAGCGTTTTGAAATTATCAGAAAGTGGAAGGTTGAGGGAGGGGTAGTCACTAAGTACTGTTCTTTACTGGGTGTATCAAAGAGTTACTTCTATCGTTTGGCTAAAATTTTTGACGCTGACGTAGGCCCACTATCTTTAATTGCGCAGACACGGGGTGTCAAGAAAGGCGTTACGAGACTGGATGAGTCGGTTGAGGTCATAATTTTCAAGGCTGCTAAAAAATTCAAGTCGAAAGGAGCCAGCTACAGCAAAGTGTGGAGCGAGGTGGATGTTGCATGTAAGGAGCAAGGTTTTTCATGCCCTTCCAAAGATACGGTATTGAGGCGTGTACGCTTAATCCTCTCAGAAAAAACAAGAATGAGAATTAAAGAAGGTCCTGATGCCGCGACGCAAGAATTTTCAGCTCGCCCGGGTAAAAAAAATCTTGAAAGGCCGCTGCAATGGGTACAGATGGATCACACCCTCGTCGATATAATTCTGTTGGCTGATGATCGCATAAATATTATTGGACGCCCGTGGCTGACAATTGTAATTGATGTCTATACCAGGGTTATTCTTGGTTACTATCTTAGCCTTTACGTCCCGTCTACTGTTTCAGTGGCTTGCGCTCTTAGTCATTCTGTCCTTCCTAAAGTAAACTTTTCGGCAAGTGTTGGCTTGGATCCAGAAGACTACCCCTACTATGGAAAGCCTGAAGTCCTTCATATGGACAATGCCGCAGAGTTCACCAGCCCAAAATTTAAAGTAGGGTGTGAATCTTTTGGGATTTCCCCCGAATACCGACCTGTAGGAAGAAAACATTTTGGCGGTCATGTTGAACGGCTGATAGGCACGTTCATGACTACTAAGGTGCATTTCTTGCCGGGGACTACAATGTCAAATTCTGTTGCGCGCAGAGGACTTAACAGCGAAAGAAATGCAACCATGACCTTCTCTGATTTTTTTCGCTGGTTCTCTCGCGAAGTAGTTGTCTATCACTCAACAGTTCATAGCGCATTAAAGTGTAGCCCGCGACAAGCGTGGACAAACTATTTCGCGCCCAACGGAGGGCTTCCTTACCCCCCGGCAGGCTTGAATTCCGAGCAATTAAAGATTTGGTTCATGCCTCAAGAAGACCGAAAAATTAATCCTGGTGGCATTAATTTGCATGGCCAAGTTTATTGGGATCCTATATTGGGGTCTCATGTGGGGACTAGAAATGTCATAGTCAAATATGACCCGTACGATATGAATGTTGTATGGGTGAAATTGGATGGCCAATTTTGCCCAATACACCTGTCTGACGTAACCGTTGAGGCTCCTACCTATGAGGAATATCGTGCCGGCAAGCTCTATCGTCACCCAGTCCGCATCGGAGCCATAGATAGTGATGGCGGGTTAAAAGCCTACAGAGGGAAGCAAAAAATTGAAGAGGAAAGTAAAAAGTTAACGCAGAAGGAAAGACGCCGAGAGGCCGCTGAAAAAGTCTATACTGAGGCAAATCCAAATCCTAGAAGTAGTAGCTTTAACGCTGACAGGGAACATATCAAGCCAAATTATTCAGCCTCTCCAAAAAAATTTCGACCTGGGGATGAGTCATGAGTGATGAGCACGTCCGGTCGGACATCAGAAAATATTTGTCTTCTAATATTGATACGCGAATAGCCTTAATTCATCAAGAAATATGGGTGAACAATAACTCTAGTGCAGCTGTTTTTCGCATGATGAATAATATCGCGGATGTACCAGATCGTATGAGTGCGCCTGCTTTGCTTGTGGTTGGCCCAGGTGGCTCTGGAAAGACGGCTATAATATCTAAGATTCCAAACCATGTAAAAAGGAGTGCAGGGTTGATTTTTGTCTCCTTGGCTGCATCCCCAGAAATAGATACCAAAAAAAGCCTTAAAGATGAGATAGCTTTAGCGCTCGGAATACCAGTTGGCTCTGGCTCAAGTCGCCGAAGTAGCTCTGACCTGCCAAGCGAGATTAGAGAGGTTATTAGGCTGAGGCAAATTTGGGGGCTGGTGATCGACGAGTTTCATGATGCACTGCTACGCTCGAAGCAAGAGCAGCGTTTTAACATGTCTATTCTTAAAAAGCTGCTCGGCCCTGAATATGGATTGAAACTATTTTGCTTTGGCACTGCTAGTGCGCGCAACGCACTTAAATCCAATTATGAATTTAAGAGACGTTTTCACGAAGTTGCTCTTGATGACTGGATAGAGAGTGAGGAGTTCAGGTCATTCCTCTTGGAGGTAGAGGAGTCCCTACCGCTAAAACAGCCATCACATTTGTACTCTGAGGAGATGGTAGGCACTATTTTATCTATGTCGAATGGGCGCATGGACAAAACACTCGAATTGATAAGGGCGGCTGCCTGTTATGCCATAAAAATGGGGGGGGAGAAGGTGGATGTTGATATGCTGCGGCGAGCAAACAAGAATCCTTGGGGCTATTAGTAGTGAGTTTCTCTGGCTTGCCAACACCAAGTTCTGAAGAAACACTTTCATCTTGGTTGTTTCGATGCAGCATTAATCCAAACGCCGCTGGCTTCCCTCGATTATCATCAACAGAACGCCCAGCGTATTGGTGGGAGGGTGTGGAGATCAAATATTCGGACCCAGACTCAGAATTCTTATCCGCCAGCCAGCGATTAAGTTGTGTAGCCGGGGACATTACCCCTGAACTATTACGAAATTTTTTTTGCCTTCGAGGCGATAAATTAGTCGAATGGAGGTATCGCCGTTTTTTTTGCCCTGATTGCTTACGCGATGATGTGGCGAATGGTCGTTTGCCTATATGGCGGAAGGACTGGTGTTACATTTATTCTTGTGTCTGCGCTGCCCATGATCGAGAGTTGGTGAGACTAGTTGATACACCGCGTTACTCAAGGGCATGGGATGCGTTTGTCCAAAGCTGCAATTCGATATCAAACAATGCCTCCATAGAGGAAACTCTATTCTTTCGTTTTTGCTCAAGTACCTTCACAAAGATTGAGCATGCTCTGATCAGTAGAGACAATCAACAACCTACATTGCACGATTTATTTTATAGGCTATTCAATATTTTCCTTCAATGTCCCTTTCGTGGTAGTAGAGGCGGAATCGCTAGAATCCACTTGCAAACGAGGAAAGATGCACGAGCACCCGACGCAAGCTCTTTTGAGCAGAGTATATTATTGGGGGCGTCCACGGCCGATCCATCAAGTAGATTTGGTAGTTTGGTCTTAACCGCATCACTACTGGAGATTATCCCCTACTCAAGGTTTTTGATATTTACTAAACTGTGTGAGAAAAGAAGGGGCGGGATGCTGATCCCAAGAGACCTGCATAAGGCAGCGATTTTTCCATATATCAACAGGGCAGGCTATGAAACCTTGTACCGTTTTTTAGGGGGTTTCCCTAGGAAAGATTTTCCGTTGCTAGATCGCCATCTTCAACTTCAAGAACATTCGTATGTTCAAGATGGTGTCCTTGGCAAGCGTCTATTCGGATACTCACAATGAGCTATTAAATGCGCATGCCTATCGTTGCCGGCTGGCTGCAAGGAGAAAAACTCCACATGCTAGATGCACGCAGGGCTTTTAACATTTAATTTCCTGCTAGTTAATGTAAGGATTATGCCGAGATTAAGGAAAATCAGGACATAAGACCTGTATATTATTGATATAAAGCAGTTTATATATTTGCGCCTTGCCCCTCCTGCGTCATACCTGCGAGCGTCTATGCTGATCTTTTTGCATGCTTGGGTGCTAAGCGATGGCTGCTTTGGAGAGAACGGCATACCCACGACTCCGCAGCTATTCGTTTCCTCAGAAGAGCTTGGCTGGATTTCCAGAACAGCGCAATCCTGCTCTTTCGCTTGGGCTGACGGTTCAGTTCAAGGTATTTCAATGACACCGGCGAGAGCGAGGCGACGACCTTGTTTGATGCAGCCTTCAATTACCAGATTGCCAAGGACACGGATCTGGCGGTCAATGTCAGTAATCTTTTGGATGAGCAGCATGTCGTGGGCTCCGGAACTGCGGATTACTACAATCCGGGCCGAGAACTCACCGCCAAGCTGAGCTACAGCTGGTGAGCCTGTCAGTAATGGCTCCTGTTGTGGTGGTATCTCGTGTTCTGGCCGCGATCTTCGGCTGCTATGCATTCGTCTAGGGCGTGGCGGCGCTGAATGGGGTTGGGGTCGATTACCATGCCGCCGAGCAGGCGATGATGATGCTGGCCTTCGTCCTGTATCTCGCGCTGTTTCCGCAGCCAGTCTGTGGCGGGTCTCGATGGTACTGGCGCTCGGCAGCGTCTTGATGCTGGCTGTTGCCTGGCAGCTGCAGCGCATGATCATCGGATAGGAGCAGAGCCATGCTGAACAACTTTCGCCAATCCATGGCCTGGGTACACACCTGGTTCGGTTTGGTGCTGGGCTTCGTGCTGATGGTCGTCTTCTTTTTCGGTGCACTGTCGGTGTTCGACCGCGAGATCGATCGTTGGGCGATCCCCGATACGCGCTTCGAGCCGCAGCCTATGCCGTCCTACAACAACCTGCTGAAACAGGTATTTGCCGATCTCAAACCGCATCCGGTGGATATGGCGGCAACCAAAGGGCGGGTAATCGGCGACCTGCCGGCGCCGGAAACCATGCCCATGGTCTCGCTCTATGCCTACACCACCCACCGAGATCCCGTGCTGAGCATTGGTGGCGAGTTTGGTATCCCCAACCAGCCAAAGGACCCAGCGGATGATCAATCGTAAGATCTTCAAGGAGTTTTTCACCTTCCGTCCGCGCAAGCGGACCCAGCGCAGCGCGCTGGACCTGCATAACATGACTGGCGTGGTGGCGTTGCCGTTCCACTTCTTTTTTGCCTTCACCGGTTGGTGATCTTCGCGTCGATGTACTACTTCCCGGTCTCCGGGACCTTGCTCAAACCGCTGCATAATCGGCATGAGGTGATCGAGGCGGCGCATACCGGCTTGCCCCATGATGAGGCCGGTGTGCCCGCGAAGATGGCCTCCGCCAATGCCATGGTGGCCGAGGCCAAGCGCATCTGGGCTACGCGCGATATGCCGGGAGAGGTCGGGCTGCTGACTATCGAGCATCTAAATGACGCCAACGGCTACGTCAGCATCTACCGCGCCGGCAGTGATCGTGTGGCGCTGGTCGGGGAGGGCATTCACTTCAAGGCCAGTACCGGCGAGCTACTGCGCAACGACCCGCCGAGTGACCCGGTTGGTTCCGTCAATCAATTTCTCACCGGCTTGCACCTGCAGCACTTCGAACACTGGGCGCTGCGCTGGCTGTACGTGGCGGGCGGTCTGCTCGGCTGTGTGTGCATCGCCAGCGGTTTTGTGTTCTTCGTCGAGATACGCAAGCAGGAGCACGCCCGACTCGGGCTGCAGGGCTGTCGGTTGGTTGACGCCATGGCAGTCACCACGGTTACCGGCATGCTGCTGGCAGCGGTCGCCATGCTGGCGGCCAACCGGCTGCTGCCTGAGCCCATGCCTGGCCGTGGCGAATGGGAAAAGTGGGTGTTCTGGGGTGCCTGGCTGCTGAGTTTGCTGCATGCGCTGTTGCGTAGTGCACCAGTGGCCCAGGCGCGGCACAATCCGGCCTGGCGCTGCTCTGCGTCGCTGCGGTGCTGCTCAACTGGATCACCACGGGGGACCACCTGGTCAAAAGGATGCTGCTTGAACCCTACTGGGCCGTGGCCGGCGTCGATCTGAGCCTGTTGGCCTGCGCGCTGATAGCGCTACTCACCGCGCGTCGTCTGGCAAGGCCGGTTGAGGGTAAGCGTCCGGCGAACTCACCTTCCGAACTCCAGCATTAAGGGCGATGGTGTCCGCGTATTTTTAAGCGGACGCGATCACCCTTATCGCCAGGATTTCCATG from Pseudomonas fluorescens encodes the following:
- a CDS encoding fumarylacetoacetate hydrolase family protein, which encodes MRLVTYRTDICAPAVLGVLVDERVIDLCALAAHAGESLPDSMLAFIDLGRPGLEAAYRVLARYEQGLPAGVSHSLSTVKLLAPIPRPRKNIFGIGLNYVEHVTESSKSLDTANELPKAPVIFSKPPTTVIGPGDAIEHNAAITRQLDWEVELAVIIGTTAKGVGVEQALQHVFGYSLMIDMSARDCRRAGQWIYSKGQDTYAPFGPVIVTADEIENPQVLDLSLKVNGVTKQSSNTRHMLFDVATLVADISQGITLEPGDIIATGTPEGVGAGRTPQEWVWPGDVIEAQIEQIGYLRNPVVAVGNDPRAGRDC
- a CDS encoding cupin domain-containing protein, which gives rise to MENIDYGQHREAVAGRADVEVTPELVAYYQELEALKAGALWTVANKIEPWQPCSESVPVLWRYQQLRPHVLRSVELVTPEKAGRRVIYLNNPGRQQVSAAVGWLYAGLQVMHPGEAASAHRHSASALRFIMEGRGAYTIVDGHKITLGANDFVLTPNGTWHEHGVEADGEICIWQDGLDIPLVNALEAGFYEVHPQLAQTVGYALNDSSAIWGANSLRPDNVGWNKPYSPLFKYEWQATYDALKRFSQSTPGSVYDDALMHYTNPVTGGPVMPTIGASMQLLRPGFVGKAHRHTGSFLYQVAKGNGYSVINGQRFDWQARDIFCVPSWAWHEHVNLSASDDACLFCFNDLPVITALGLYREEGLLDNHGQQPLV
- the kynU gene encoding kynureninase, which produces MNKFEQTRARFHVPEGVRYFDGNSLGLMPGAVASHVNEVVTKQWAQGLIRSWHEAQWRVLPQTVGQKVARLIGAQPAHVVACDSTSANLFKVLVSAVRLRPGRNTIVTDADAFPTDLYIVYQVARLFDLKVVAVPAAQIASHLDEQVATVVLTHVDYRSAEIYDMGQYTRQAHGVGALIVWDLSHTAGGVPCNLEADNVDFAVGCGYKYLNGGPGAPAYLYAAARHLDKCEQPLAGWFGHARPFDFSQDYTPAEGVSRFLCGTNPVIGLSVLSRALDEFDGVDMQEIRARSVVLTGQFIDGVDTELVGLGFHLASPREAAKRGSHVSLRHQQGYGIMQELALRGYIGDFRTPDYMRFGFAPLYNNEQDVCELLSEIKLIMDTRAWDKPAYQQRRDFT
- a CDS encoding tryptophan 2,3-dioxygenase — encoded protein: MSIQRKRVIPNVRAPELELSLVRNISISTNASRNETVKTTDGEPLIAFDGKSNPYIDYHRNDLLLSMQNMRSEGHDEMVFIIMTQTKELIFKAIHYEAYNLQQRIKNDDIEGALELAPRIKKLFEYLIKSWDVLSTITTEGFNEFRNCLGVSSGQQSYMYRHVEFILGNKSVTLAKAHENNPDVYPQLFKALNEPSLYDDVLALLHRQGIAVPQSALERDWSETYTLNEGVEQAWLEVYKTPCPENRLYALGECLIEISDLFAQYRWRHFTSVERILGFKPGTGGSAGVGWLKHVVEHRFFAELWTIRTVLGA
- a CDS encoding alpha/beta hydrolase, which produces MNTNKKPSELEQAYSPSTAARCYEQTVQLYASKSDQALSHYPNRQIAYGLAEDEYALLFEPASGRTKAVLVFIHGGYWQALSAFDTCFMAGPFLQHDWAYAALNYRLAPHATIGDMVQQCATAIVAIRRQHPGLPIVVAGSSAGAHLCAMMMHVDWHSLGCVPCPIRAGLLISGIYDLRPLVETYINAPLHLDLHSATGLSPGLQRARTPFPVTLCYGEYETWAFKQQSQTYCEFLLEQGVRAGCYQINDVDHFDILFEFDKPDSHLLSVTLASL
- a CDS encoding Lrp/AsnC family transcriptional regulator; this encodes MSETLTTFDLSILAHLQTDPRMSMTSLAERMNSSVSPCWRRVKRMEEQGVICGYDLRLDRKALGLGIEAFVFVNITSHLEKDAAEFEASLQSIDQILECYILSGNEDYLLKIVAADLDAFASFSRRVLAALPHVEEVRSAFVMHKIKQSSRLPIPRG
- a CDS encoding Mu transposase C-terminal domain-containing protein, which translates into the protein MANQLTPGELIVAKGKVAKVKQVFSDKTIRVTIVDSGEVILVSARDIQRIPSVTAINGSDHGEGLNVNDYTVDQLSLAAERFEIIRKWKVEGGVVTKYCSLLGVSKSYFYRLAKIFDADVGPLSLIAQTRGVKKGVTRLDESVEVIIFKAAKKFKSKGASYSKVWSEVDVACKEQGFSCPSKDTVLRRVRLILSEKTRMRIKEGPDAATQEFSARPGKKNLERPLQWVQMDHTLVDIILLADDRINIIGRPWLTIVIDVYTRVILGYYLSLYVPSTVSVACALSHSVLPKVNFSASVGLDPEDYPYYGKPEVLHMDNAAEFTSPKFKVGCESFGISPEYRPVGRKHFGGHVERLIGTFMTTKVHFLPGTTMSNSVARRGLNSERNATMTFSDFFRWFSREVVVYHSTVHSALKCSPRQAWTNYFAPNGGLPYPPAGLNSEQLKIWFMPQEDRKINPGGINLHGQVYWDPILGSHVGTRNVIVKYDPYDMNVVWVKLDGQFCPIHLSDVTVEAPTYEEYRAGKLYRHPVRIGAIDSDGGLKAYRGKQKIEEESKKLTQKERRREAAEKVYTEANPNPRSSSFNADREHIKPNYSASPKKFRPGDES
- a CDS encoding TniB family NTP-binding protein, coding for MSDEHVRSDIRKYLSSNIDTRIALIHQEIWVNNNSSAAVFRMMNNIADVPDRMSAPALLVVGPGGSGKTAIISKIPNHVKRSAGLIFVSLAASPEIDTKKSLKDEIALALGIPVGSGSSRRSSSDLPSEIREVIRLRQIWGLVIDEFHDALLRSKQEQRFNMSILKKLLGPEYGLKLFCFGTASARNALKSNYEFKRRFHEVALDDWIESEEFRSFLLEVEESLPLKQPSHLYSEEMVGTILSMSNGRMDKTLELIRAAACYAIKMGGEKVDVDMLRRANKNPWGY
- a CDS encoding TonB-dependent receptor, whose protein sequence is MFDAAFNYQIAKDTDLAVNVSNLLDEQHVVGSGTADYYNPGRELTAKLSYSW
- a CDS encoding PepSY-associated TM helix domain-containing protein; this encodes MLNNFRQSMAWVHTWFGLVLGFVLMVVFFFGALSVFDREIDRWAIPDTRFEPQPMPSYNNLLKQVFADLKPHPVDMAATKGRVIGDLPAPETMPMVSLYAYTTHRDPVLSIGGEFGIPNQPKDPADDQS
- a CDS encoding PepSY domain-containing protein, which encodes MINRKIFKEFFTFRPRKRTQRSALDLHNMTGVVALPFHFFFAFTGW